From the Pocillopora verrucosa isolate sample1 chromosome 11, ASM3666991v2, whole genome shotgun sequence genome, the window TCTACGAATCCGTCTCCCAAATTTACTTAACTATGGAAATATGGATGGTACAAACTCATCCTTTCAATTTCATACGTTACAACTTTCGAAGCAATATTTCGAtacttaaacttttttttatccttttctcCTTCAATCCATTTGATTCGTAAAACTTTATATGTGCTACTGATGATACGAATAAGCCTCCAACAGAACAACTCAGGACAACTTTTGCAAGTGGCTACACCATCACACCGATTGATGGTAACACAACACTATTTCACGAGAACCCTGAAGAGTTTCACTTCTTTCTCGTTAGTCACGTCACGTAGTCATCTTCTAAGGCATGTCACCTGTGGTGTGACACATTTTAAGGTAGTCTGTGGCGCCCCTCAAACAAAAGTTCCCTATAACAGATCTTCTTCCCCTCCATATTCCTCTGTAAAGGAGCCGTCTTCTCTGAATTGCAACTCAAGTAAGCTGATTGAACTGGAGACAGGCCTTGAGTTACGATTCTGTCTTCTCTCGCtaaggaaaaaataacaagacaCTATGTCAGTCCGATTTGTATACAAATAATGACTCATAATTATGGGAAATTTGACCAGCTAGTTCAGTTGGAGGGGGATCATGAAAGTACTATAGAACCTTTTGGGGGATCAGGTAAAGTTTGTCGTGACAACCAGGGAAAAGGAAATTACCACCCAATCAGAGGTTCTTaattgtaaattctccttgacaAGACCATAAGAAATGTgcagaaaacagtatggagaatatacatattgatgttagggtgtaaagggttaatacataCAGCGGTGTCTTTTCAGCATTCTCCGCTAAGTTGTTTGTTTCCTCGTCTTCAACGTTTTCCTCTAATTGTTTTGCTTCGTCTGTGTATCCGCGTTCTCGTTCGCGTTTTCCAACTAGAGAAACGAAAAATAAGTAAGACTTACGAGAGATAGGAATGGTATTAAACAATGTCACAGTCAAAATTATTTGGTATCAATGTCTATCTGTGCAACTGCGGGTTAAttttgggttaagggaggggtggTGCGCAGTTGTTCAgttactgacattgatccgttCATTGCATCCCTTGGTAAGCTGTCAAATCCTACATTGTAAGACCTGAGTTCCATTAAGCCTGCCAACCCACACACATTCACGAGGAAAAAATCCGTAACTTAACAGTGTTGAAGGTGTTTGAGATAAAAAGTCACAAAGATAGCAATGAATCTCTCTCTCTGTTCTCCTTACCAGGTGGTAACTGGTAAAATCTACCGCCTGTAGTAACAATCATTACCGCTTAAAGTCGCttgtaattttttgtaaattcaaCGGGTAAAAGGACTGCTCCACCGATTGAAAAATTTCTCTAACCTGTCGTGCTTACAAGAAAGGTGAACACTGATCTCGGCTCAGCTACGAAAATAAGGGAGTTCAACTTGAATCTGACTCTGCTTTGAGAGTTCTTTTAAAAACGTTCCCTGCAAACTATAGCTAAGTAATATCAGATCATTGCCACTGTAACTACGTTAAGCTCTGATGCTAAATACTAAATAATTTACGTAGCCATGCGTGACGTTATCATAAGTTACGTTATCAAACGTCACGTTACAATACGTTACAagatcttttctttcaatacaTGCGTGGTTTTCGTAACGTTACATAACACTGCACTTGTTTCCTGCTTCATTACCTTcgtattttttcccttttcccttGTAATAGCTTATGAAGAGCAAGGCAAGCGCTGAAATCAGAACTACACAGGCAATAAGGGCCAACATAATGAGAAACCACGCCTTTTGGTAAATGTGGgtttttttgacctcttgctGGCGTTCACCTGAAGAAACAAAACCATATTTAAACATTCAGGATTGCCATAATGTTCAGTTTCCGATTGATTGTTGTGTGAACAACACCTAGATCAGGTTCGTTCAAGTTTTCGCCTCCACCCCTCCACTTCCGAGGCCAAagttgtgttcaaatgcccacCAAGTGCTagattttattgtaaatttttttggaaaggTATAACAAATGACGGTGGTTTTCTTATAGACCTTTTCTTATGAGCCATCTGCTTGCAGATGTGAACTTTTCACCTTTAAATATCTACCTCCACATTAACAGATAATACACGTTTTTACGCTGGAAAGACTTTACAGTTGTTGTAACTAAGGCAATGTTCAAATTCCCAACCCCCAGGCAAGGACGATAGTCAAACGCTTGTGGGTTGCCCTGGGAGGGAGTGTTTAGGCTTCAACTTGATCGATGCATTACTTCAAATGGCCGCGTTTTCCAGGTTTTAACTAGTTTTAATTGTTCGTGCTCGGCTGGGAGGGTAAaattctggaccaatcacatagcgTAATAGAGCAAAATGTATGCAATCCATGATTGTCTTGAGTACTTGATggaaatttctaaatttaatcGAGAAAGAGCCTCAAAATGATATCTCATTTCATAGGTTGAGAAAATCCAATGAATACGACTGATTGAGAATGTAAGCAATTATCACAGATTATAGTTTAGTTTCTTGGCTCGTCCAGATTGGAAGAACGGAAAAACTGAATGTGCTGAGGAAAGACATCTTCGCAAAGCTAGTTGTATCAATTCATTGTTATTGCCTCTGTGTCGTGAGAAACCTTCATCTATATTGAAAAATAACTACACCCATTTGTTACCAATATTCCACTGAGTGGGTGTCTGTACTCTCTTTTACGAGGCATACATACCAATGGTTCCCTGGCAAGTTGTTTTGACTGTTGAACTGGGTAGGCTTTCACCAACATTGTTAACTGCTTTGATGCGGAAACGAGATGAAGTCCTCAAGCTTATGTTGAAGGTCATACTCGTTACATCCGATTTGCTAACGTTGTGCAATAAGCTGAAAACCACAGGGTCCTCACCAGATTCCTGCTCAATCAGGTAATGCGTGATTGGAGCACCATCAGTTGAAGGGCCTTGTACCCAGTGGAGTTTCACACTCGAGTCTTTACAGTCTGTTATTGTGACATTAATCGGCGGAGAGGGgacatcttaaaaaaatagaaataagaaATATGCATTACAAGATGCGATTGGTGTAAATGCCACAGGTGATCAATGAAACCTGAGTTTTATCACATTGCGTGAAGTACAGATGAAGTCTGGAATAGGGACGTGCCTGGTAGTGCTTGGttaaaactctaaaaaaaatttgccgAGATTCTAcggcttttcttttttatcgtgTTTTTGCTTAAACATTGGTTCCAAAAGCGACCCATTCATACTTACTCTGTACATTTAGTCGAGCGCTGGCGTTGATGACCGATCCCAAGCCATTATTAGCTGAACACCGGTATTCTCCAGAGCGATTTCTGAACGCAACAAAGCTCAATGTGTTTCCTGTACCGACAGATCTCCCGTCTTTGAACcatgagatctttggagttggGTTGCCCATGGCACCGCAGTGGAAAGAAGCCTCATCACCTTCTTGGACAGACTGGTTAGCTGGCCGACTTTGAAAATACGACAGAACTGCGAAAGTTAAGGAAAAGATGCTAGGATTACAACATTTTGAAGTTTGAAATCTCTCTCTTGTAGAGCTGCTAAGTATCTGCCCAAACAGGTTAAGTCATGAAACTTCATACCATGAAGTGAATCAGAGTATTGCTACCCCCCTTGGATGCAAGTCCATCCCAGGCGCAggtaaacccccccccccccttcccctcagATTTCACTGACAGTTCACCTGTACTCGTTTATGCTCCAGGGGAAAAGAGCACCACGAGAGTAAAGATTCCTCCCAACAACACGATAAAATAACCCAGCCAGGTCACACTTTAACCTCTTGTCTCAGAGCCCAGCATGCTAACCGTTCAGCCACCGCGTCCCTGAAAGTGCGCGAACAGGCCCGTTGCATTAGATTGCAAGATGCTGGTTGGCTTAAGCCCCGGATACGCAAGATACTTACACTGCACATTCAAAAAAGCACTAGCATTGATAGCGACACTCAGTCCATTTTGTGCATGGCACCAATATCTTCCAGACAGTCGTCTCCATGTTGTTTCAAACCTCAGTGTGCTCCCGTTACCAACTGTCACTCCATCTTTGACCCATGTTATGTTAGGAAGCGGATGGCCATTTACATTGCAGTAGAATTCCGTTGTTCCTTTCTCAAGCACTGTTTGATTTCTTGGTTTTGTCACGAAAAACGGTAGAACTATATTGTAACAGTAAAGCAAAGGAAAAGAGTAGATTCATGCGGTTAAAATGCACACCTAAACGCTTTGGAGCAAAGAGTGAAGTGTCAAAAATGGGAAGGTTATGACAAATTTTGCACAGTTTTGATTTTGAAGCATCTGGCATTTAAGCGCAAGGTTTTAGGACGGTTTTAAATTCTGAAATCGTGTTGAATCTATAACTTATTTGCATTGATCTGGGATCCTTTTGCACCATGAAAACTTTCTCACTGGTAGATGAGGTCACCATAAATGGCTATGCAAACCACTCATTAGATCACATTATTTAACATTGGTATTTTACCCAGCACTGTCGGAACTGTCGTTGCAGAAGCCTTGCCCATCATATTCACAGCATTGCAAGTGTACTTTACGGCATCCTTATCTTTATCGACAGTCTTTATTACCAAGGTACCGTCTAGTAGTAACCTATATCGACTGTTAACGGCTCCGTCTGAGATCAGAACTCCATCGACAAACCACTGAAATTTTGGGCGAGGCTCTGCATTTGGGTTGCATTGTAATGTGCCTTCATGGCCATGACGCAAGTGAAAAGGGCCAAACTGGCGATTGTCGAAGGATGGTTTCCAggctgaaaaaaacaaattgttccgaaagaaataaattgaaattattcATGTTCAGATATTGTGTGATGCTCAGCTGACAAGAGCGAAGTAAGATTTTCTCTTTGCTCCAAAGAGTCCTTTTCAAATGAGCGTCCACAATCTAGGATTTTGCCGATAGTGCTTTACTTTGCTTTCCCATTGATCTTGAAACTCGCGCCGTCTTTGGTATCTATCAGATTCAACACTGTAAAACCATTTGTACCTTGGACACTCGCATTTCCTTTGTTTGAGGCTTTGGCAGCCGCTATCGTTTGTTTCCACGTGTTATTTCCCTTTCTTGTACTTGGCTATTATCATGGTGAAATTTATACATATAAACATCAAAGGTCAGTCCTTTCTTTAAATGACTTTCCAAAAAGCCATCTTAAAATAGACTACCTAAAAATCGCTCGTGATATTTAGGTTAATCAAACCTACCTTTCACTTGAACCCAGGTAGCAGACACAATCATACCGTATTGGTTTTCCACAGAACATTGATAGACACCCTCATCGGTCAGATTAACATTTCTGAAGTGTAATTTGCTCCCATCAACTATTACTCGATCACTGTTAAGACACAAATGCATGCAGGCTCATGAACCTTCAAAACCCCAAATATTTCGGTTGTTTTCTGGGATGTTGAATAAATTGCCGTTATATATAGAGAAGAAAACATCTAAATAATCATTTTTCATGGCAGAGAGATACTACTCGCGTCGTAAATGACAGTTTTGTTAACTGTGTGTGCTTTGAAGCGTCAAGAAGCGGAAACGATATAAAAACGAGCAGCGGTGCCACGAGAGGTTTTTCCACTTGCGGCTTTGCCGCTAATCGCTAATTTTCCGTGCACCCTAAACTGCTAGCTCGCAGGATAGTGAGACACCATCAGAGAGGCAAGAGTTAACGAAAACGAAGGACGCTGAGAATGTTAGGCAATTTAAGCTTGCCAAGAAGCGAAATCTGTGACTTCAGAAGCACCTTCAAAATGTAATATattagtttactttttttggaaAGTTGAGCCTGCAcgtgctttgttttggtttctgtggTTTTTAACGGCCAAATTACAGTTTCCAAATTAAGAAACGACATACGAACACAAATAAATTACTGATAGCTAAgcaaagaagagaaacaaagcaaaacagtAGACATAACACTTCATGCTTGTTTGGGTATGGCATGAATTCATACGTTAAAAATTTACACTATAACTCGTACGTTTACCTTGACGACTGCAAGTGTACTCCATTCTTGTACCATAGGATTGTTGCCACAGGGTCTGCAACCACTTGCCACTCGATAGTGtcatttttataaattataatGCTGATTTCACTTGGTGGAGGATTGTCGTTCCATCTTGGTGGAACTAAAAAAAAGACCacactgattattttttaacatcCGTTCCACATCTCTTGGTTTATAGGAGGTTCCAAAGAAGACGAGGCGTTGAACTGATACTTAATGTACGAGATGGGAGATGGTGATGATTTCAAAGTTATTGGTGAAACTCCAGTTTGCTGTGTGACGAGTTAAAACCTATCAAGTGATAAGGTACTGTTTCATGCTGAAACAATGTGAATCAATTTTACCTGAGGTCTGCCGGTAAAACTTTTTAGTGTGTGACTATTCGCATGAGAGCTTCCCAGCAGTACTTTCCCTTAGAGCAGCTGAGTGTGGAAAGTAATCGtggatttcaatgttttttttttactttactcTATAATTGGGTACCAAAACTTGGtaattagatgcaaaactaaaaccagtcaTGACTTGATCGCCCGAGTTTTCTCGCCCTTTGAGCAATTGGGtcgtttttactttttactttgagttcttcTTGCCTCGTTTTGATAATTTccttccttctgattggctgttatgTCACTCAATCGGAAAACGCTCTACATGTTGCAGAGTACACATATAATGGATGACAGTTTACCTTTCACCTCCAGATTGATTTTACGGACTATGGGGTCGACGTTGCCACGGGAATTGTTTGCCTCACAAGTGTAATTATCTTGGTGACTTTCCCTGTTCACATTTGTGATAACTAGACGGCGGCCATAGAAATAGCTACGGACTTCAAAGGAATTCTGTCCATCTACAATCTGTTGCCCATTCTTCTTCCACGTGATTTGTGGTGTTGGCCTGCAAGTTGTACAAAGATGCAGCGTATGTTGAGTGCTGCACAAACTAACAGGTAggcagaaaattttaaattgtctaTTAATGTAGAAAAAATCTGCTTTCTCTACCTCGCATTTTCCAAAAGTAAGAGATATGCGATACTCACCGTCCATTTGCAAAGCAGTAAAGAATTTTCCGTCTTCCCTCAATGGCAAGCTCGTCCACCGCAGGTACAACGGCCCAAGAAAGCGTAACAGGAGTGCCGGGGTCTGGGTAGGAAGGAGACACATTCACATCGTTTAAGTTCAAGTTGAAGAGGTAAaggatattttcttttccacTAATTAACTAATTATCTGCCGCTACGTGACAttctaaatcaaaatttatgaaaagggggtaagtttccaaagaaagtgtaatgctgcatcagtgggagagtataacaagataatttggttacgttttatcaactgagttgataatgtaaactagccaatgtaaagagtttcaaagctgacgtttcgagcgtttcgaactcagttgataaaaccaaaacttCACGGAAAAAGATCTTGAATGAAATAACACTGCGATTATATACGCAAGATCGGTCCACATTTACGGTAAAGCACATAGCGCCGTGACTGATATCAATCATtcaaactaatatttttcttagcaATCACCATTCGTCAGCCACGTGTCCGCAAGTACGCGCCTATTCTCTACCTTTCTGTTGAGGGTTCTTCTTCACAAGACGTAATTTTCCAGAATCTGTATAGGCACTCCCAGCCCTTATTCGACACTTTATGCCATCGTAGTTAACCTCGTCGATATCCTCCTGTGTAAGGTAAGCGATTAACAAAGTCCCGTCTGGAGATATTCCTCGTCGTTCGCTCCTCGACAAGTGGATATTTGATGATTTTACCCAAGCGTATGTAGTGCCAAAGCCCGCTGTGTGTTTGGGACACTGAAATCGGAAAGGCTTTCCAAGGTCAACCGCTACACTCTTGCTGCTGCTATCGATGAATTCACCATGAGCTGACAAAGATTGAAAGGAGTGAAATATTGTAACCCTCTAGACCCTGAGATagactagcatcaaatttcttcacataatatcacccctgaatcacacattaaggtcatgagaataaaggaaatgatcaccaacgaaagaaacttttgattggtaaacaaattctccttgtcagcaccttaggaaatgtttaaagaGCAGTATAGAAAATATGCATACCGAttttagggtgtgaagggttaatgACAAGTTAAATTCACTGAAATAAAGCGAATCTTAATCaaatgtcgaaagtaatctggcAATGCACTGGTTTTGCTCAGCGCTCCACCTTACTCTGCGATTGGACTAGAAACTTCACGCCACGCTCCAAACCATTGGAGTGCACATCCAAAACCAATCGGGGCACCCAACTGAAAAGCTCTCTATCGAAGAATATGAATTATGATTAAGTACGAGGGCTTCTCTTTGCTTCTCTTGATCATCATCAGATCAGTAAAGATCAAAGAATAGTGCACGTATTGTAATAGGTAAAAATTCAAGGAAACATCAACAAAATCTCAGTAAAAGAAGAATGAGTTGGAGGGCTGCTATGCGGGCTAAGAGAATAGAAAGAAGAGTAGCCAAGTGTTAAGCTGTTTTGTGACATGATAGCCAATCcgatctgttaaaaaaaatgtcttaatcTGATCTCGTTTGCTCatcttttaaaaagatttaCCTGTTATAGCGACTCTAAGTTTCCTACTGAATACTTCAATTTTAGTGTCCTTTTCCTTAACAATACACTGATAAGTCCCGCTGTGTtgggaagataaatttttgccAATCAAAGTGCCATTTTCATTGAGAGAATAATGCGGCGATCCCTTGAACGATGTGAGCTCTGTATCATTATGTTTCCACGTCAAAGAAAGATTTGTCCCTGCGGCTCCACAAGGCAGTTTAAACCCTTTAGATTTAACATCATCTGGGTTGACTAAATCCTTTTGTCTGAAATTCGTGATCTCGGGTGGACGCCGGTTTGCGACTGAAAGAGAAGTAAAAGTACGCTTATTAAGTACGCTCCACAGACAGTTCGGCTCAGcgactaaaaacaaaaatgtagcTAAGTGTATCCTATCAGACGTTTTGCCTATGGTTAGGATTAGGGTTAGGCACAACTCGTAAAActacggcacaactcgtaaaaatactcagcgatacaacaccaaaacgtctaattAGTTATTTGTTATCCAACTGCTTATTTTTCTACCaagtctttctgttcatttcttataaggcgggaaaagcaaagcggatagagaagccTAGGGCGCGCAGCCGAcaggttaaacaggtttttttactgtacaaaataaccaacagTTCAAATAATCGAACAATATCGCAGGATGTTTGTACCCTATTCGCGCGTAATTTgcactctactttgtgcagttggataataagtAAGCATATAGAAAACTTAAAGACTAGTTTTACCGGTGAAAATT encodes:
- the LOC131781495 gene encoding fibronectin type III domain-containing protein-like encodes the protein MERIYFLALTLSFVTAKAVANRRPPEITNFRQKDLVNPDDVKSKGFKLPCGAAGTNLSLTWKHNDTELTSFKGSPHYSLNENGTLIGKNLSSQHSGTYQCIVKEKDTKIEVFSRKLRVAITAHGEFIDSSSKSVAVDLGKPFRFQCPKHTAGFGTTYAWVKSSNIHLSRSERRGISPDGTLLIAYLTQEDIDEVNYDGIKCRIRAGSAYTDSGKLRLVKKNPQQKDPGTPVTLSWAVVPAVDELAIEGRRKILYCFANGRPTPQITWKKNGQQIVDGQNSFEVRSYFYGRRLVITNVNRESHQDNYTCEANNSRGNVDPIVRKINLEVKVPPRWNDNPPPSEISIIIYKNDTIEWQVVADPVATILWYKNGVHLQSSSDRVIVDGSKLHFRNVNLTDEGVYQCSVENQYGMIVSATWVQVKAWKPSFDNRQFGPFHLRHGHEGTLQCNPNAEPRPKFQWFVDGVLISDGAVNSRYRLLLDGTLVIKTVDKDKDAVKYTCNAVNMMGKASATTVPTVLVLPFFVTKPRNQTVLEKGTTEFYCNVNGHPLPNITWVKDGVTVGNGSTLRFETTWRRLSGRYWCHAQNGLSVAINASAFLNVQFLSYFQSRPANQSVQEGDEASFHCGAMGNPTPKISWFKDGRSVGTGNTLSFVAFRNRSGEYRCSANNGLGSVINASARLNVQNVPSPPINVTITDCKDSSVKLHWVQGPSTDGAPITHYLIEQESGEDPVVFSLLHNVSKSDVTSMTFNISLRTSSRFRIKAVNNVGESLPSSTVKTTCQGTIGERQQEVKKTHIYQKAWFLIMLALIACVVLISALALLFISYYKGKGKKYEVGKRERERGYTDEAKQLEENVEDEETNNLAENAEKTPLERRQNRNSRPVSSSISLLELQFREDGSFTEEYGGEEDLL